The region caaatgttcggattaacgaaccctttttcgttttcggattaacgaacatcaaggtataggcaatttacgtgtttcggcaccttcggaattacgaagtgtaaccttctAGGACTGTGAGACTCTGTGTCTATAGGTCTATAATTTTCTCCCAGAACGAAACTTTCTCCGATTTTGATAAGCCGTCTTCAAGGTTCCTCCTAAATCGCAATTATCACTTACATTATGAATTACGGATCAtaatggccatgacttccatgaATAGTGATCTCCTTTCactttattatgaatagcggaCCTTTGGGAATAGAAATTTAGGCGTATGTTTATTGCTCAAAAGATTAATAACATAATGCACTAGAATATTGACATCAGAAACCATTGTATAAACAGGTCTATAAAATAAGAATTTAAAACTTGAAAACATACATAATTGTTGGTGTCAAACCCAGCAGACGAATAAGGCTGCATTTCAAACTTCTGTATCTTTGACGTTAAACATAACAAACGAATAACATCCGACTACTATATCATGAACAATAATAATCAATGTTACCaatagcattaaaaaaaaagatgaatactGCATCAAATGTTTATACGAAGAGTTGTTCTCATGGACATTGCACAGCGACACTATGGGTAGAAAACATTACTAAGGAATTGATTGAAATCATTATGAATGTCTGTATGTGATCATAACACCCAtctttttctctcagaaaagtTCTTCATTAGGGAAATACTCTTATACAGTACATAAATTATTTTTAGGCTAATATAATGAAGACTCTCGAAAGAAACGCCATCATCCCCGTACTTTCGGGTTTGGCAAAAGTATACCCCTATCCCACATCCGACGTTGAATGAATCTAGTATATTCTACGTCTCCCCACAGAAGTTCCTGGCAAAACTGTGGAGCGCCCTCTTTTAGAACGTACTTCACCTCTCGTACATCCTTACTACCTTTTCGGCTGAAGTCAATGCATTCTTCTGCAACCTCACCAAGTCTTGTTCTGTAATAATCTAAATCACGCTGAAAATTTGGTCCATATTCTTTAATCTTTCTCCATAATGTTTTGTTAAAATGCTGATATAGTTGCATATCTGCCTTGTTCCATACTTTGATCTTGTCTTGCAAATTGCTAGTCATCTGTAAACGATGACTTGGGCTTCGTATACCTTTTGAGATATAGATAACATCCTCAATGTCCCAACAAAGCAATCGACGCATAAGAATCATAGATTCGTCAAAGTACTCACTGACCATGACAAGATCGAAATCGTTGTCGAGTTTGTGAATGGTTTCAGCGAcagcatcttcatcatcatggtATGTATGATCCAGACCCAAATCGAAGAGCTGGTTGTTCTTCGCAAACTGCCAATACCCTCTCTTCACGGAACCAAAGTATTTCTCTGGATCTTGCATGAATTCTTCCAAATGATTCTTTGTCTTTAAACCCATACCTTTACCGAGATTGAAGTATCCAAATGCAGATTCTAATTGGTCGACCGGGTTGCGAACGATTGTAATGTATGTTGCGTTGTGTACGACATCATCCATCTCAGCTTTGTTGAACCGTGCATGATTGGTAATCATATGATAGCCATCGGCTTTCTTCCAACCAATGGCAGAGTCAGAAGCTTCGTGAACCATACCACGTGAGAACAAAGGGCCGTGGTAGAACTTCAGGGCTGTATTTGATACTGCAAATGTCAAGTTTCTATTGAAGCCGTAGCGCTCGATGATAGCTGAAGCGGTGCTGCTTGCAGTCTTGTGTGTCTTGAGGAAGACGACCTTCTCCTTGGGATTGCAACGATATTTTCTTCGGGTGGAATATCTGTAAagatgcaattaaaaaaaaatcttaagtaTTCTGGTCACATTAGAAAagatatttttatcatgattcGAATGGCAGATGAACACCATTCATCAAGATTTTAATCAAACTGCCTCGATacgcataaaaaaaaatcaccctacacagtggcgtaccgtgggtcaggGCATTTGGGGGCACctgcaaaaaaattgtttgccaTAGTTTTTTCTTACTGTATTTGCCATAGTTTTTTATGGCAACGGGCCCCTAGTGGGCACGCGAGGAGCGCTTAATAGCCActgtatactgacctaatagagacattaaTTGGATGACTAATTTGTGTTAATAGGTTAGCTGCAACAAAATCACTGCCATCTTGGTATAGCCAATGAGCTTCCAAGCTCCTTGGTATAGCAGCCAGAGCTTCTTTGTGAAAGTTGTCACGTGTAATAACATAGTACAGTCTGTACGCTTTATCAGTTATCACCACAAACGtaattttaaggactgtgccattgaaaggatatgtatctcactgatcaaatgaGCTGaacgagctgaacatttttgttgttcagaccttaaaaaaaggaaaataagcaaatttttgtaatcatgatatgtacctgtcTCAATAAGCgttcaatgcgagcgcgagctaacatttttgtcaatattgacctcaaaggggacattttaagactatttttttaagaattcgTGAAaagcatacatatctcaccatagttcATTTAATGCGAGCACAAAACGCGTTTTATTAACCTAAACACATAAAGCACTTTTTGTTgccattgtaatcatgaacatgatgcgTATCTCAccttcaaatattgcgagcgtgaagcgagagctgaaaatttttgacattcagacctgaagaggggcattctaaggcttgtttgaaggaattcattaagatcatatgcatttcattaacaaaatgatgcgacgcgcgagctgaaaatttttgacattcagaCAAGAAAAAGGTGACATTTTAAGGGCTGCTTTTAGgcacacatatctcaccaatccactaatgcaaaCGTAAGCATGGACTGGAGATGTTTTGTATtcagaaaagcaaaaaaaaaagtcttttttGGTGGATATTACCTTGAAAACGCGATGTTTTAAGACCATTTAATCCTTGAACAGGATTAtttatctcgttaaacagacaatgcgagcaccaggagtGAGAGAAGACATTGGCTTTAATTATGTTTcctaaaattatgaaaaaaatcttatgtaataaatataatataataatctattacaatatcatatacaataatttcttcttcttccccaacgttttctttcattctccctctttttcctacttcccccgtttttttttgttttttgtgggggggggcacgtgccccttgTAGTTACGCCAATGACCCTACGAAAATGGCAAATTGCTAATTCGTATATTGCCAACTAGTACACTCACAAAattgtctactttcatttaatgccattccgtccatcaacatttagTCTAacaatttggtccaataaccaattggtccaatcatcacttcgtctaatcaccatttcggcTATGACCCTTTCGTCTCATAACcggttggtctaatatccatttaattttcattcattttgcacaattaacacttagtccaatgaGACCGAAtgatatggactaaatggctattgcaTGGACCAATATAGGTTATAAGACGAAAAAGTGATTGGATGAAATGGCAATGAGACCATGTGGataaactgatggtagaccaaatgagagtagacgagttggcaattggacaaattggaAATACACAACGAAAATGACAGTATGAAGCACAATCACAAGTTTGTCTAATCGCAGCTTGCCTtgcagtttaaaaaaaagtcaatgtACATTAATTTTGGTCCAATCCTTTCGTGAATGTCGCGTGAAAAGGATCTAAAATTTGGTTTCATGACACTAgctgctccggcgacaattgctccgatggaaaatccaAACTAAAaatctaacctccaaaactaagtAAGACCATATTCTTAGCATGTATCTTTACCCCggatctttacattattctgaacttTGTTACAATCCTAAATCTAACCCCAAGTcatctgagatattaagactggagcaaatgtcacagaATCAAATGTCAAAATAGAGTTTGGGATATAATTAAGGGGTGAGGAAAACATGACAaagacaaattattttttaatctataGACGAGCGatcaagtccccccccccccccccgtctgtgacctgaaaccaatgttcagtaatgcttgattacccttatgtccgaTTTTCacgaactaggtccatatactttttaagttatgtcatttcaaaaacttaatcttagaTTAAAATtcgatgttgacgccgccgacatcggaaaagcggtgcctatcgtatcgctctgctatgcaggtgataCAAAAATCGGCTCGCCGCTTCGAGGCTCGCAGGTGATGTTCCTTCTGGTCACCCACCccccgaaagaaaaaaaaactagatccgcccctggcaTGATCTTTCTATAGAACTTTTTATATCCTCACAGGATCCCCATGGTAACAGATAACATTTGAAGCATATTTCCTTTCTTCTCTAACAACCGGATGGTTTCACTTTTGGCTCATGTTCATGGGCGGAAATAAGTTAAAACATAGTTGACactataataaatattttggtATAGAGTGCAGAGACATGTATTTCAGTTCTTCATCATTTCCATTTATCAAAGAGTTCAGTGAAAAACAAGAATGTCGCTAAGACGAGCACAATAATACGCCCGCCTGTAAAGCAGAAAATGGAGTTGTGTTGGttaagcaagaaaagtggaaggtggcgacttctCCTTTGaacttctgacctcaaaatcaatagaattccttcagggatctatgctagtaccATAATGTATCAgattatatgagcctagattAAGTTAAACTAAACTTGTCGCGTcaacaaggacttcagaagggtgagatgaaaatatgttacggtgatcttgacctttgaccttttgaccgcaaaatcaataggcttcctagGATCTATGCTAATATAATAGTtaatacacaccaaattttatAAGCCTAGACTACAGAAgtgtaagatgaaaacatgtcactgtgaccttgataTTTGACCTTTCGACCTCAAAATCGATAGGCTTCCTAGCATGAAATGCCAATTTTTCCCAATCCTAATATTATTTGTATAAGTCGTGTGATTCATTTTATGGAACCATTGTTGTTGTGGGGTTTTTGGAAACGAAGTCTTAATTTTTGTGATAGGTGGGGTGGGGCCTTCAATAACTCTTCCGACAACCATTGTCGTTCTGTcttcttttaacatttttggcATTCATGAGCTGATCCACGTGTAATTATTATGTTAATTCCTGAATTCAAATGCATGCAAATTTCAAAGCATTTCTTTGAATTATTGCTTCATTACCACAGTGATTTCTAAGATCCGTGCTAAATGCCTAGCTATTATCAGgattaatacaaaatataacgTCATAATAAGCAAGTGTACTTTTATctgatcataaaaatactttatATTCCGTTTGACTGGGTGCGTACTTTATGCTATAATAATGgttcttcaaagaaaatatacCGAGATCGAGGcaagaaatcatgtttaatacTTCATATATACCGTTTTTTTTCACCATGGGTAAATGATAATCCACTCCTCATGAAAACTGACACCTAAATGACTTTAAGCTTATCTGTAATTTACCTTATGGTAAATCATGTTACCTGTTTTCTTGCATGTTAAGATGGGTCTTTATCCGATTCCAAAGCACCCCTGTCTTGGCGGCCTGGGAGAAATATAGATCCAGTCCAATACATGTTCACATCGCCATGTATGTCCATGATGTAGCTTATGGGCTTAGTAAtgtcttttaaaaatatatacctgTATATTgcttttttccatttctttacactCGGTTTGGTACAGCTAATGGTATTAAAACAATGtttcaatttcaaagaaaaacaagtggaatgcctctggccgtctcacctgcatcacgcgattcaacatagcagcagtgctgactttgaaaactactataactcgcacaagatgttcagtgatacttggttactcttatttccacgttttattaactagaccaatacactttacagagatggtaattcaacaaatatccccaatgtggccaaagttcattgacctcacatgaactttgaccttgatcatgtgacccggtcacatgatcaagtgCAAGTGCAagtcctgtgcaagtttcagtgaaacttgcacaggatattcagtggtacttgattactcttatgtccaagtttcaaaagtcagatcaataaacttgcgaagttatgatggtaattcaacagatacccccattatggccaaagttcattgacctttgaccttgatcatgtgacctaaaatgcgcacaggatgttcagtgatacttgattactcttatgtccaagtttcaaaagtcagatcaataaacttgcgaagttatgatggtaattcaacaaataccccccaattcggccaaagttcattgaccctaaatgacctttgaccttgatcatgtgacctaaaacttgcacaaatgttcagtgatgcttgattactattatgtccaagtttcatgaatcagattcataaactttcaaagttttgattgtaattcaacagatacccccaatgggccaaagttcattgaccctaaatgacctttgaccttggtcatgtgacgtgaaactcatgcagaatgtttggtgatacttgattaaccttatgtccaagtttaatgaactaggtccatatatttctaagttatgatgacatttcaaaaacttaacctcaggttaagatttgatgttgacgccgccgccgtcggaaaagcggcgcctatagtctcactctgctatgcaggtgagacaaaactTGTTTCGATAAAAGCAACTGAATACTGTTACGATccattgataaaataaaataaaaccatGTTCCTAAGAAGTGTGATTACATTTACATTTAGACATTTGTGAGAAAATTACACAACAGTGCCATCAGTGCAATTGATACATAGATAGTATGATAAACGGTATAGGTTAATAATTGATTAAACGATAGACAATGTCAATGTCTCTCTTTTGGGCCGAAATAATTTTGAATCCTCTTTAAATATTTTGGGACCCTGCTTACAAGCACTGTGCTTATCAAGGATATCCctccatttttaaacaatatgtatttgtatttcatgTCAGATTTTTATTAACACTTATATTTAAAAGATggtaaataaatttaaattgaaaaagtGCTGTATAGAAATGTGCCTTGTGCAAAATGGGCCTTTCCTAAAAACTATAAATTGCAAGACTTGATGTttttgttaccccccccccccccccaccaaaaaaaacaGTCGTATGcgtgtgtgtacatgtatatgcataatGTATATAGGTGCCTCGGCCTATACTGGTCCGGGAGCGCGCCTGACCATATACACGAAAATCTAAGGTTCGATGCTCGGCACGGTGCATGGATAGGTAACCCTTAATGTGGATGCTCTTCAATAAGGAAATTGCCTCGGGAACATTGTGTTTGTGCgcacatttttttatactttttatacGTTTAATTCATTAAACCGTTCCAATTCCAATGCATAGAGTCAATCAAGAAACATCAAGCTTTACTATCTTCAGAGTGATGGTGTATTCCCGATCTATTTTTTCTCTTCAGTTTCTGAAAACGAACATCGACAAGACAGTATAAAACTCTATCCTTCATCATGtcagtttgttttaaaataatatatatccCTGGAGACCGAGTGCCTCGTGGCGttacaaatttattcatgatGTGCATGCCCGCGAGGGCCTTCATATCACCATATGGGGATGTTTAcccatatttttcttcttcgaTCACCATCTCATATTCCTCTTTTGTGCTTTTAATATGAGAGTCGTTAGGGAGTTATTAGACAGTGTTTCACTGAATATTTTAAACGTAAAAGTGTGAAGAGTGCATTGGCGTCGACTAAAGGGACTTGTAAACCAACTATATGGTGTAGATGGAGTGAGTGCATTAAAgcgattaaaaaaaactaatgtAGGCTGTTTATAGATCCGTTCTTGTAAATGCTAATTAAATATCAGATCGGATTGATCATACTATGTCAAGGTTGGGCTCAATTACAAGGTTATTGATCAATTACGTAATTAATCACATTTTTTagtaattgtaattgtatttgaaattttgaaagggAATGTAATTGTAATTGACTTCAATTACTGTCAGTTACTTTTGATTACATTCAATTACTTTACGATAAAGTATTTAATTATGATTTGATTTAATGACCAATTTCATGTCAACTGCTTCAGCATCAAAGTGTGTAATAAGCAGAATGTGTGCTCTTTAACATAATTAAACCTTCATCTTGTCAATTTCTCTGTAACTTACAGGtagaataatgtttaaatagGTGGTGCTAATACATGCAGAATACAAAGCGATTTCATGTGTGACTTTTCTAGAAAgtaattgaaattttgattgtaaatgacaaaaataattggTAAATGTAattgaataaatgtaatttaatttaaaagtaattgcaattgaacatttcttcaattgcgtaattgtaattgaaaaaaagtaaaagagcCCAACCCTGCATTAAGTACCCACATCACATAAAGTCTTGAATTCGAATTTTATAAGCAGATTGATGGATGATACTGTGATAGTAAGTGGGGTGGAAAAAATAGTCATGTATAGACGATGCAGATCATCTTTCTGATTGTGCATACCTAAATCATGCCTTATATTATACAGGATACATGAACATGCTTACACACCTTGGGGCATGACTCCGCAATATAATGATATGTAAGTCTACACCACatctgatttttattaataattttttaatacgTAAGCTTATTAGAGCTTTAATGACAAATAACGATGAGTAACGATCCAAAATTTGAGGGGgctatagatacatgtatggctTATCGcgtaaaattaatacaaatggaatgcctctggccgtctcacctgcatcacgcagttcaatatagcagcagtgctgactttgaaaactactctaactcgcacaagatgttcagtgatacatggttactcttatgtccactttatatgaactagaccaataaacttacagagatatgatggttattcaacaaaataaaaaaaaacatggccaaagttcattgaccttacatgacctttgaccttgatcatgtgacctgaaactcgcacaggatgttcagtgatacttgattactcttatatgtccaagtttcatgaatcagatccataaactttcaaagttatgatggtaattcaacagatacccccaattcggccaaagttcattgaccctaaatgacctttgaccttgatcatgtgacctgaaactcgtacaggatgttcagtgatacttgattactctaatgtccaactttaacgaactagaccaataaactttcaaagttatgatggtaattcaacagatacccccaattcggccaaagttcattgaccctaaatgacctttgaccttaatcatgagacctgaaacttgcacaaaatgttcagtgatgcttgattactattatgtccaagtttcatgaatcagatctataaactttcaaagttatgatgggaattcaacagatacccccaattcggccaaagttcattgaccctaaatgacctttgaccttggtcatgtgacataaaactcatgcaggatattcagtgatacttgattaaccttatgtccaagtttcatgaactaggtccatatattttctaagttatgatgacatttcaaaaacttaacctcagattaagattttgatgttgacgccgccgccgtcggaaaagcggcgcctatgcaggtgagacaatagaAATTGTGATCAAGCAAagtgagtgagcaaaaatttcgacatttttatttgaaaaaacaaattttgtgatagattttaacataatattcataaaattaaatatttcacccttctctctttccttttctttccattttttttccaaaaaaaaaatgtgtcgtgattttatttaattttttcatttatttatcaatttattaattatataatcaatttatttatttacttattttttcatttttggggggaGAGCCCCAAAAGCCCCCATCTATACGCCAGTGTCTATACAGTGGCGTATCACATGGATCATGACATTACTAGTGGGGAAGGAGGAGGGGCACCAAGAGCAAAATATTCAAATCACGTTGTTAAAATCGGTACACGGTGAGTGTAAGAAGACAGTTCGCTTGATGGTACATAGGATATTCCAGAgatacccttttcccttttaatttgctgattttctttctctttatccaaccaattcacccccccccctcccgatgCCAACTGGGAGGGGATGGACTGCTGGAAAGAACAGTGTCGTAGCTAACTCCCTGGCCGTATATATagggtgtgttcacagtgtgaaaGCAGTGGGTTGTGAAAGTGTGACACTTAATGATTTAACAGTGTGACGATGATTTCACACTGTGTATACATTGCGGAACACACTGTGGGATAGTGGATTTTTTTAAGCAGTTGGGGAAGGGGGGCTTGTGACTTTGCTGCCCCCGTACTTAACAGCAGCagttatttatatgtatatacatatattttgtcatttctcttcCCTACTAAAAGAATATTTCAGTGCTCTTTGATGTTTTGGTgatgttgtttatttttttatttaacgtGCTTGTGCTCATCAGAGGTTGAACATGGAACCCATCACACCCCATCCCCTTATccagtctctctctctctgtttgtCTATCTCTCtaacctatctatctatctatctatagaTAGATAATCTATCTACATATGCATCCATTTATTTatccgtccatccatccatctatctatctattttcgACCTCTTATACTTTATAGGTTTCtattcatcattataattataacaaaatatgtgTTCATAAGCAAGCACGGATCGAGGCATTCAGAAATACCACTTGAACAAACAAACATTGTAACTTTGTTCGGAAGCTAAATCTTTCGGTTCGTGTATTATAAacgtgatttttgtttttatgacCTTGGAAATCATCTCAAATAATATAGACTTTATGCGGTTGATTTCAAATGGAAAAGAGAAGTGACACTTCCCTTAAAGGGATTTACATAGAGTTTACCAATCTTCATAAAAGGTCGTCTGTAACACATCGCATCGccataaaattattataaaacatCACTCTTTAATATAACTCATTTAAAGGGGATTGGTCAAAATAACCAATCTATGAGTGAACTATGTGTTCTATACCGAAAAAATACAATCAGCTAAAATTTGATTGTTTTCGCATCTTTGCTCCCATTATAAACGCATTCATCAATCTAGTGGTTAATACTAGAGTGATTATGTTCTACATGGCGTTCTTGtatagtacatgtatcttttaaaCGAATTTCTTTCTTATCTATAATATGTATCAAATGGATGCTGATAAAGTGTCATTAAATGCGTACATGTTCTTTCATCTCATATTACGAGTTCCCATATAAAACCTTTAAGTAAGTTGAAGTCGTAACTATGAAATAAATGTTGGCAGAAATAACAGATAATGTTTCGAGAAAAGGGGGCTAAATAGTCGGTGACCACAAGTATACAAAGCATGGGTAGTTAgaattgtgtacatgtacattgtacactaATGTATAAACTGATTTACCATGGACAAATGTAGCTTCATGGATTTATTTGTTCTCAGATGGATGTCTATGCTAACAGGCAAGAGAGATGCAGAAACGATTAGGAAGTATTATAATTGATTAACCAGATCATATATCTTTCATGTCCTCATTAAATCGTCACCGTTTTTACGAACCGGCCTGGAAGCCAAAAtcgatgaaaaaatataaaatgacttTTTTCAGTATTTCGACTCAATAGtcaaatatcttttatttcacaaatttgtAGGTCTTAAAACCATTTCGTTACGTCATTTTTGACGTCATGAGACGCTCTGGGTTCATGAGAATGGACGAATGCCGTTTTTACGAACCGGCTTGATACGCGCGCCGCAGCTAGCTCGCCGACTCGCATCGTCTGTTTGCTGAAACTTCGTTTTTACGATCTGGCCTGAGGCGTCAGCTTGTTCAAACTTGCATCAGGTaagttgtttatttttcttatttaaaaagGAAACATTTGGAGAAAAATAGCTGGTAGTTATCTTTTAATACTTGtgatcaaaatcaaacaattttctgtttaaaaatcatcaaaataagaCGAAAATTAAACCACTTAAATAACTGACATTAAGTTTTTTTATAGTCCAGCCCCATGCGTACTAATCTGTGTTACTATTAAGCATCTAACGGTAGAATGTGTCTACAGAGCTAAGCCTAGATCTACTTAGTCAGGAGACTTCTAAAGAGTAAGCCCATGTTagtgaatgatttttactctttaGAATTCTCCTGACTAAGTAAGATCCACTTGCTGTTAGAATTATGCTGATCTAGACTCGATAGACGTCGACCTCTAGTCAGGGCTGCCAACATCGGATAAATACTAAAATAGTTTAGAGTGAGACTCCCATAGGCCAATGATATATTTTGGGGTCAAAATGAGTGAGATCAATAGAAACACATGCAAATGAACTAAATTTGAGAGTGAGAAAAGACCAAAATGAGTGAGTCTCACTCTAAATGAGTGAGAGTTTGCATCCCTGGAACAGGAGATCCTGCATCCAGAACTGAACCTTATGTAAccttatgtaggcctatgtattatTAACTGGCAATGATTCACACTAGATCTAGGCTACTCCACTCTGTAGGATAATAAATTCTAGGGAACATTGCCATTGCTTCGTGTCCAGAAAAAAAGCTGGCAGTGGtagtagatctacatgtagattctcGAACTTTAAGTTAAAATCTAacagttaacatggttaagttAGACCTATTCACACTCAAGCACCgagatatttcatcaaaattttcactTTAGATATAATTTGTGATAGATCTATCTAGACAGTCTAGACATTAACTAGATCTAATTTCACTCAAAAAAGTGCAGAactaaaaagagagaaaaaaataaagtcacTAGTCGTAGATTTAGAGATCTAAGTTAGACAGCTTACCCCGCCACAAGCTGTGTCGCCACTCGCCAACACAGTGTGTTACCGCGGGTGAATTCATCGACCCGTTCATGTGCTATTGTCACCTATGAGGTCCGTACATGTATATTCGGACCCCATTGGTACTTGGAGTGGGATAGTAGGCCTAAAGTTGTGCCTAACTGTCATTATTAGTCTAATGTGAGATCTACAGACTAAAGTTAGATAGCAAAGGAATAAATATATCTTCTAAATGCTAAGAGTTT is a window of Lytechinus variegatus isolate NC3 chromosome 2, Lvar_3.0, whole genome shotgun sequence DNA encoding:
- the LOC121409158 gene encoding galactosylceramide sulfotransferase-like; protein product: MSFIWTRFSIRKACYVILAILFIFSLHHNGVFDASRYHQDDEVYLRNSDDFRYSTRRKYRCNPKEKVVFLKTHKTASSTASAIIERYGFNRNLTFAVSNTALKFYHGPLFSRGMVHEASDSAIGWKKADGYHMITNHARFNKAEMDDVVHNATYITIVRNPVDQLESAFGYFNLGKGMGLKTKNHLEEFMQDPEKYFGSVKRGYWQFAKNNQLFDLGLDHTYHDDEDAVAETIHKLDNDFDLVMVSEYFDESMILMRRLLCWDIEDVIYISKGIRSPSHRLQMTSNLQDKIKVWNKADMQLYQHFNKTLWRKIKEYGPNFQRDLDYYRTRLGEVAEECIDFSRKGSKDVREVKYVLKEGAPQFCQELLWGDVEYTRFIQRRMWDRGILLPNPKVRG